A region of Ictidomys tridecemlineatus isolate mIctTri1 chromosome 4, mIctTri1.hap1, whole genome shotgun sequence DNA encodes the following proteins:
- the Set gene encoding protein SET produces the protein MSAPAAKVSKKELNSNHDGADETSEKEQQEAIEHIDEVQNEIDRLNEQASEEILKVEQKYNKLRQPFFQKRSELIAKIPNFWVTTFVNHPQVSALLGEEDEEALHYLTRVEVTEFEDIKSGYRIDFYFDENPYFENKVLSKEFHLNESGDPSSKSTEIKWKSGKDLTKRSSQTQNKASRKRQHEEPESFFTWFTDHSDAGADELGEVIKDDIWPNPLQYYLVPDMDDEEGEGEEDDDDDEEEEGLEDIDEEGDEDEGEEDEDDDEGEEGEEDEGEDD, from the exons ATGTCGGCGCCGGCGGCCAAAGTCAGTAAAAAGGAGCTCAACTCCAACCACGACGGGGCCGACGAGACCTCAG aaaaagaacaacaagaagcaattgaacatatcgaTGAAGTACAAAATGAAATAGACAG ACTTAATGAACAAGCCAGTGAGGAGATATTGAAAGTAGAACAGAAATATAACAAACTCCGCCAACCATTTTTTCAGAAGAGGTCAGAATTGATCGCCAAAATCCCAAATTTTTGGGTAACAACATTTGTCAACCACCCACAAG TGTCCGCACTGCTTggggaggaagatgaagaggcGCTGCATTATTTGACCAGAGTTGAAGTGACAGAATTTGAAGATATCAAATCAGGTTACAGAATAGATTTT TATTTTGATGAAAATCCTTACTTCGAAAATAAAGTTCTCTCCAAAGAATTTCATCTGAATGAGAGTGGTGATCCATCTTCAAAGTCCACTGAAATCAAATGGAAATCTGGAAAG GATTTGACGAAACGTTCAAGTCAAACACAGAATAAAGCCAGCAGGAAGAGGCAGCATGAAGAACCAGAGAGCTTCTTTACCTGGTTTACTGACCATTCTGATGCAGGTGCAGATGAGTTAGGAGAGGTCATCAAAGATGATATTTGGCCAAATCCATTGCAGTACTATTTG gTTCCTGATATGGATGatgaagaaggggaaggagaagaagatgatgatgatgatgaagaagaagaaggattggAAGATATTGATGAAGAAGGGGATGAGGATGAAGgtgaagaagatgaagatgatgatgaaggggaggaaggagag GAGGATGAAGGAGAAGACGACTAA